The stretch of DNA TTCGCGGCTGTCCTTCTTCCTATGGAGCAGCATCCCCGACGATGAATTGCTCGAGACAGCCGAAAAAGGAAAGCTGAAAGATGCGGCCATACTCGAGCAGCAGGTGAAGCGCATGCTGGCCGACCCGCGCGCCAAAGCCCTGGTCAGCAACTTCGCATCTCAGTGGTTGTACCTGCGCAATCTGCGCTCCGCCTCGCCCGACCCGCGCGAGTATCCGGACTTCGATGAGAACCTGCGCAGCGCTTTCCAGAAGGAAACCGAGTTGCTGATCGAGAGCACGATCCAGGACGACAGCAGCGTGTTGGACCTGTTGACCGCGGACTACACCTTCCTGAATGAGCGGCTGGCGCGCCACTACGGCATTCCCAATATCTACGGGAGCCACTTCCGTCGCGTCTCTCTAAGTGATTCCAGTCGCATGGGCCTGCTGGGCCAGGGCAGCGTACTGACCGTAACCTCGCACGGCAACCGGACCTCGCCGGTGCTGCGCGGCAAGTGGGTGCTTGAAAATCTTCTGGGCACGCCGCCGCCGCCGCCGCCGCCCAATGTCCCCGCGCTGGACGACAAGAGCAAGGAAGCTCGGACCCAGACCATGCGGCAGAAGATGGAACTGCACCGCGCCAATGCAGTCTGCGCCAGTTGCCACGCGCGCATGGACCCCATCGGGTTTTCGCTCGAGAACTTTGATGCCGTCGGCAAATGGCGCGCCACGGATTCTAATCAGCCCATCGACGTTTCCGGCGCGCTGCCGGATGGCTCCGCGTTTCAGGGGTCCGTAGGCTTGAGGAAAGTATTGCTCGACCATTCCGATTTGTATGTGAGCACTCTGACCGAAAAGCTGCTTACCTATTCGCTCGGCCGAGACATCCAGCATTACGATCAGCCCGCGGTACGCCGGATTCTGCGCGAAGCCGCGGCTGCGAACCACCGCTGGTCGGCGCTGGTGCTGGGCATTGTTAAAAGTGTTCCGTTTCAAATGAGGAGGACCAGACCGTCATGATGATATTCAAGAAAGCCATTCCCCGCCGGACATTTTTGCGCGGCGCCGGAGTTACACTGGCGCTGCCGCTGCTGGATTCCATGCTGCCGGCTCTTACCCCGGCCCTGGCCGCTTCCGCGGTGAACGACAGCGGCCAGGCGCCGCTGCGCATCTCGTTCATCTACGGCCCCAACGGCAGAATCATGGACCGCTGGACTCCTCGCGAGACGGGCGCTGACTACAAGCTGACTCCCACACTCGAGCCGTTGGCCGCCTTCCGCGATCAGATGACCGTGGTCAGCGGATTGAACATCAAGGCTGCCGATGCCGTGGGCAACGAGCCGGGCGGAAATCACGCCCGTCCCTGCGCGGCGTATCTTACCGGCATCCATCCGCGGCCCGGCGGGTCGCTGGGCATTTCCGCGGATCAGATGGCCGCGCGCGAGCTGGGCAAGCACACCCAGCTGGCCTCGCTCGAATTGGCGCTCGATCCTTCCGACGGCTTGGGAGCCGCCGACGGCGCTTACAGCGATGCCTACACCAAGACCATCTGCTGGCGCAGCGCCACCACTCCGCTGCCGATGGAGAATAACCCGCGCAAGGTTTTTGAGCGGCTGCTGGGCGACAGCGACAGCACGGACTCAAACGAGCGACTGGCGCGCATTCGCGCCAACCGCAGCATTCTCGACTCGGTGATGCGGGAAGCCACCCCGCTGCTGGCCGATAGCGGACCAGCCGACCGCCTCAAGCTGAGTGAGTATCTGGAAGCGGTCCGCGACATCGAGCGCCGCATTCAACTGGCCGAGCAGCAGTCCTCGCGTGAGCTGCCGGAGATGGCCAGGCCGGAGGGTATCCCGGCGACGTTCATCGATCATGCCAAGCTCATGTTCGATCTGCAACTACTGGCCTTCCAAAGCGACCTGACGCGCGTGATCACCTTCATGCTGGGCCGCGAACAATCCGACCGGCCGTATCGCGAAATCGGAATCTCCGACGGCCACCACGCGCTGTCGCACCACGCCGGGCATCAAGACGCCATCGCACAGAACGCGCAGATCGATGTTTATCAGTCCAAGATATTCGCCTACTATCTCGACCGCCTGAAATCCACGCCCGACGGAGACGGGTCGCTGCTGGATCACATGATCATGCTCTACGGCTGCGGCATGAGCGACGGCAACCTGCATGTGCATAACGATGTCCCCAGCCTGCTGGTGGGCGGCGCGGGCGGCAGGCTGAAGGGCGGCCGGCACATTCAATTCAACGGCTTGCCGCTTTCCAATCTGCTCCTAAGCATGATGGATATTGGCGGCATTCCGATGGACGGCTATCTGGACAGCAAGTACAGCGACGCCACCGGCAAGCTGGATTTGCTGACCGCTTAAGCGGATGCGCCTTGGCGCATCGCTGAAGAATCATTCAACTTTCGAGGTTCCCGTATGTGGTACTCGCTTCATCGCACGTGTATGCTGTCTCTCATTTTGTTAGTTCCGGTTTTCGCCCGTGCCGCTGGCAGCGATTTGAGCGTGGCGGAGGTGGTGAAGCGCGGAGACCGCGCAGCTCTCAGCCAACTGTTGGCAGGCAAAGCGGACGTGAATCAGCCGCTGCCCGATGGTTCCACCGCGCTCGCCTGGGCGGTTCATCGCGATGATGCTCCGACGGTGGATCTGTTGATTCGTGCGCGCGCCAACGTGAATGCGGTGAACGAGTACGGCGTCAGCCCGCTTTCACTGGCCTGCACCAATGCCAATGCGGGCATCGTCTCGGCTCTGCTGCGGGCGGGTGCGAATCCTGCCCTCGCCAAGTGGACCGGTGAAACTCCGCTGCTCACTTGCGCGCGCACCGGCAATGTGGATGCGGTGGCCGCGCTGCTGGACCAAGGCGCGGACGCGAACGCGAAGGAGAATCAACGCGGACAGACGGCCTTGATGTGGGCCGTTGCCGCGAAGCATCCCGCGGTGGCGAAACTGCTGATCGCTCGCGGCGCCGATGTGAACGCCACCTCGCGGTTGCTGGAAACACACACGCCCAAGATGATCGAGTACTATCTGCAGGATGTCCATTACGCTAAATCCAAAGGTGGATTCACGCCGCTGATGTTCGCCAGCCGTTTAGGCGATCTGGAATCGGCCAGGCATTTGTTGGCGGCGGGCGCCAAGATCAACGCGGTGGCGCCGGAGTATGGCAGCGCGCTCATTGTGGCCACGGCCAGCGGCAATGAAGACGTGGTCATGCTTCTGCTGGACAAAGGAGCAGACCTGAACGCCACGGACGGGGTTGGGTTGACGGCGCTGCACTGGGCGTTGCAAGGCGGTATCAAGGCTCTTTACGGCGCGCCTGCTTCGGCCACGGACCGTTTCTGGAATCACTCCTCGAGCCCTAGGCTGGTGAAGGCCTTGCTGGCGCGCGGCGCGGACCCGAACGTGCGCATCAAGAACAATTTCATGCCTTATGACATCCCGATGTTCTCGCACG from Acidobacteriota bacterium encodes:
- a CDS encoding DUF1552 domain-containing protein; the encoded protein is MMIFKKAIPRRTFLRGAGVTLALPLLDSMLPALTPALAASAVNDSGQAPLRISFIYGPNGRIMDRWTPRETGADYKLTPTLEPLAAFRDQMTVVSGLNIKAADAVGNEPGGNHARPCAAYLTGIHPRPGGSLGISADQMAARELGKHTQLASLELALDPSDGLGAADGAYSDAYTKTICWRSATTPLPMENNPRKVFERLLGDSDSTDSNERLARIRANRSILDSVMREATPLLADSGPADRLKLSEYLEAVRDIERRIQLAEQQSSRELPEMARPEGIPATFIDHAKLMFDLQLLAFQSDLTRVITFMLGREQSDRPYREIGISDGHHALSHHAGHQDAIAQNAQIDVYQSKIFAYYLDRLKSTPDGDGSLLDHMIMLYGCGMSDGNLHVHNDVPSLLVGGAGGRLKGGRHIQFNGLPLSNLLLSMMDIGGIPMDGYLDSKYSDATGKLDLLTA